The Hyperthermus butylicus DSM 5456 genome includes a region encoding these proteins:
- a CDS encoding geranylgeranylglycerol-phosphate geranylgeranyltransferase gives MPQKRLQMLRGLIELVRPHNLVVAALTTLIGYGTVASIYGGDIVSSGYAYAALIVVLVAAGGYVINDYYDIETDMVAKPWRPIVSGRVSPGAARFYAYMLFTIGLIIALVTCPNFIVFGFAVLNALLVHEYSRWIKRTGLPGNIVIAFNSASTIVFGALYASCMIKGKVVLPSVALIPVLYAFLLVLGREFVKGIEDVKGDAIAGIGTLAVRFGVRTAYMASVAVLGLVVVLSPFPYISGVYNMAYLILALVVDVLIAYSLAILGRGVARGLEDAIRASRRARSALKLAFMVGALAFLAGLM, from the coding sequence TTGCCGCAAAAACGCTTGCAGATGCTCCGCGGTCTCATCGAACTGGTAAGGCCACATAACCTGGTTGTGGCGGCTTTAACAACACTAATAGGCTATGGGACTGTTGCCAGTATCTATGGCGGTGATATAGTTAGCTCAGGCTATGCCTATGCAGCCCTTATTGTAGTGCTTGTTGCAGCTGGAGGCTACGTCATAAACGACTACTACGACATCGAGACGGATATGGTTGCAAAGCCTTGGAGACCCATAGTGTCGGGAAGGGTAAGCCCGGGAGCAGCCAGATTCTATGCTTACATGTTGTTTACAATCGGACTCATAATAGCTCTAGTTACGTGCCCCAACTTCATAGTCTTCGGATTTGCTGTGCTTAACGCTTTGCTAGTGCATGAGTATTCTCGATGGATTAAGCGTACAGGTCTGCCGGGTAATATTGTCATAGCATTCAACTCTGCGTCGACAATAGTGTTTGGTGCGCTCTATGCCTCATGTATGATAAAGGGCAAAGTTGTACTCCCCTCGGTAGCACTAATACCAGTACTCTATGCATTCTTGCTTGTACTTGGCAGAGAATTCGTCAAGGGCATAGAGGATGTCAAGGGTGACGCAATAGCTGGTATTGGTACGTTAGCAGTTCGGTTTGGCGTGAGGACAGCCTACATGGCGTCTGTTGCGGTGCTTGGGTTAGTGGTTGTTCTAAGCCCGTTTCCCTACATTTCCGGAGTATACAACATGGCGTACCTTATCCTAGCACTGGTAGTTGATGTGTTGATAGCTTACTCGCTTGCCATCCTCGGCAGAGGAGTAGCTAGGGGACTCGAGGACGCTATTAGGGCTTCAAGAAGGGCTAGGAGTGCTCTAAAGCTTGCATTTATGGTTGGTGCATTAGCCTTCCTTGCAGGATTGATGTAG
- a CDS encoding tRNA(Phe) 7-((3-amino-3-carboxypropyl)-4-demethylwyosine(37)-N(4))-methyltransferase — protein MEAKGNTSLCNTVEWARLRRNYLDRLIDDIRRGLVDSDIVDLLDALNSVECIVTTSSCSGRIAVFAAPSPGNKRLGGIVHSWHRRINVDEFYTAIRTALDTSYRFVWASAQPVILALYTCSEAVAKLVVDVAVSAGFKYAFYRRASSGKYYVLILGVERIDIPLSIGGKQIIPLSKEKLHDVVDVLNTYLTLAKSKLRRLKRAVATSITVLKGSCEEATLHRAQICNDDH, from the coding sequence GTGGAAGCGAAAGGGAATACTAGTTTATGTAACACAGTCGAGTGGGCCAGACTAAGGAGGAACTACCTGGACAGACTTATAGATGATATACGTAGAGGGCTTGTAGACAGCGACATCGTAGACCTGCTTGATGCACTGAATAGTGTTGAGTGCATAGTTACTACGAGTTCTTGCAGCGGACGTATAGCAGTCTTTGCTGCACCTAGTCCCGGCAATAAACGACTGGGCGGCATAGTACATAGCTGGCATAGAAGGATAAATGTTGACGAGTTTTACACCGCCATTAGAACCGCTCTGGACACAAGCTATAGGTTTGTATGGGCCTCAGCACAACCAGTAATACTTGCACTCTATACTTGCAGCGAGGCCGTTGCCAAGCTGGTCGTCGATGTAGCTGTCAGCGCGGGATTCAAGTACGCCTTCTATAGGCGTGCTAGCAGCGGCAAGTACTACGTGTTGATACTGGGTGTAGAGCGCATAGACATACCCTTATCCATTGGGGGGAAGCAAATTATACCGCTCAGCAAGGAGAAGCTACATGACGTTGTCGATGTACTGAATACATACCTAACCCTTGCAAAGTCCAAGCTTCGGCGACTTAAAAGAGCCGTAGCCACAAGTATAACGGTTCTAAAGGGGAGCTGTGAAGAAGCTACCCTACACCGAGCACAAATATGCAATGATGATCACTGA
- a CDS encoding hypothetical protein (functions along with aFIB and aL7a; guides 2'-O-methylation of ribose to specific sites in RNAs), whose amino-acid sequence MKVYIVDHFTGNYALNEDKDVVAYEHAPKSLDDMVEEALKVERGEVPAAFLRLLEKLKEVGVKTVVVEREELAKEAISRGFEAEVKPANEVARYFRGNVVDIVTGTGFVPSREEYYKLLHEFSMELTRRKLRRAAQKRDLLAAQAIRAIDDIDKTTNLFAARLREWYSLHFPELDDLVREHEDYVRIVAELGHRDNITVENLVKLGFSEEKAKKIAEAAAKSMGADYPEFDIKPMQRLAQITLELYKLRRDLADYIAQVMKEVAPNITALVGPLLGARLISLAGSLEELAFLPASTIQVLGAEKALFRALRTGGKPPKHGVIFQYPDIHRSPRWQRGKIARALAAKLAIAAKVDYFTGRFIGDKLKEALRRRIEEIKRIYKKPPKRKEVGPAPRPAKPARRKRGKRGKGKGRK is encoded by the coding sequence ATGAAGGTCTACATTGTTGACCACTTTACGGGTAACTACGCGCTAAATGAGGATAAGGACGTTGTAGCCTACGAGCATGCACCAAAGAGCCTAGATGACATGGTTGAAGAGGCACTAAAGGTAGAGCGTGGCGAGGTTCCAGCTGCATTCCTACGGCTCCTCGAGAAGCTAAAGGAGGTGGGAGTAAAGACCGTAGTAGTTGAGAGGGAAGAACTCGCAAAGGAGGCTATAAGTAGGGGGTTTGAGGCGGAGGTTAAGCCTGCAAACGAGGTTGCCAGGTACTTCAGGGGCAATGTTGTAGACATTGTTACCGGTACGGGTTTTGTGCCGAGCAGGGAGGAGTACTACAAGCTTCTCCACGAGTTTAGCATGGAGCTTACACGGAGAAAGCTGCGTAGAGCAGCACAGAAGCGTGACCTCCTCGCAGCACAAGCCATAAGAGCTATAGACGATATTGACAAGACTACAAACCTGTTCGCTGCAAGGCTTAGGGAGTGGTATAGCCTCCACTTCCCAGAGCTAGACGACTTGGTCCGCGAGCACGAGGATTACGTGAGGATTGTAGCTGAGCTAGGTCATCGTGACAATATAACTGTTGAGAATCTTGTCAAGCTAGGCTTTAGCGAGGAGAAGGCCAAGAAGATAGCTGAGGCGGCAGCAAAGAGCATGGGTGCGGACTACCCAGAGTTCGACATCAAGCCTATGCAGCGGCTTGCACAGATAACCCTGGAGCTATACAAGCTTAGGAGAGACCTAGCAGACTACATAGCCCAGGTAATGAAGGAGGTAGCACCAAACATAACCGCGCTAGTAGGTCCACTCCTAGGTGCAAGGCTCATAAGCCTTGCAGGCAGCCTAGAGGAGCTAGCATTCTTGCCGGCCAGCACAATTCAAGTGCTGGGCGCCGAGAAGGCCTTGTTCAGAGCGCTGCGTACCGGTGGCAAGCCGCCAAAGCACGGCGTTATCTTCCAGTACCCCGATATACACCGCAGCCCGCGCTGGCAGCGCGGTAAGATAGCTAGAGCGCTTGCTGCAAAGCTTGCAATTGCTGCCAAGGTCGACTACTTCACTGGCAGGTTCATAGGCGATAAGCTAAAGGAGGCTTTGAGGAGGAGGATAGAGGAGATCAAGAGGATATACAAGAAGCCGCCGAAGAGGAAGGAGGTTGGGCCAGCACCCAGGCCAGCGAAGCCGGCAAGGAGGAAACGTGGCAAGCGCGGTAAGGGTAAAGGCAGGAAGTAG
- a CDS encoding fibrillarin-like rRNA/tRNA 2'-O-methyltransferase, with the protein MVEVVNVYEHEKYKGVYIVELEDGSTRLATVNLAPGHRVYGERLFKWEDLELREWNPYRSKLAAALLKGLEELPIRPGHKILYLGAATGTTASHVSDIVGKEGLVYALDVAPRVMRELIAVCEVRPNMVPLLADARKPYEYRHIVELVDGIYADVAQPDQAEIVADNADYFLKEGGYLLLAIKARSIDVTKEPSEVFKREIDVLKSRGFEIVDMVHLEPFDRDHAMVYARYKPRKQ; encoded by the coding sequence ATGGTTGAAGTAGTTAATGTGTATGAGCATGAGAAGTATAAGGGTGTATACATCGTAGAGCTTGAGGATGGTTCTACGAGACTAGCAACAGTAAACCTAGCGCCGGGCCACAGGGTTTACGGCGAGAGGTTGTTCAAGTGGGAGGACCTTGAGCTGCGTGAGTGGAATCCCTACCGTAGCAAGCTTGCTGCAGCATTACTCAAGGGTCTTGAGGAACTCCCGATAAGGCCTGGTCACAAGATACTCTACCTCGGTGCTGCAACCGGTACCACAGCGAGCCACGTCTCAGACATTGTTGGCAAGGAGGGGCTAGTATACGCGCTTGATGTAGCACCGCGAGTAATGCGTGAACTGATAGCAGTGTGTGAAGTTAGACCCAACATGGTGCCCCTACTTGCCGATGCCAGGAAGCCCTACGAGTATCGCCACATAGTAGAGCTGGTAGACGGTATCTATGCAGACGTGGCGCAGCCGGATCAGGCAGAGATTGTTGCAGACAACGCTGACTACTTCTTAAAGGAGGGTGGCTACCTTCTACTAGCTATCAAGGCTAGAAGCATAGATGTGACAAAGGAACCAAGCGAGGTATTCAAGAGAGAGATAGATGTGTTGAAGAGCAGGGGCTTCGAGATAGTAGAC